A single window of Agromyces aureus DNA harbors:
- a CDS encoding glycoside hydrolase family 35 protein, with the protein MPNFTIGDTDFLLDGSPHRVLSGALHYFRVHPDQWRESIRKARLMGLNAIETYVPWNEHSPTRGEFRTAGQLDLARFLDLVHAEGMHAIVRPGPYICAEWHDGGLPSWLVADEAIVLRSHDEAYLAAVGEYLDEVYAIVRPRQVQLGGPVILVQIENEYGAYGADEDYLRRLTELSREHGIDVPLTTVDQPFDEMLENGSLDGLHRTGSFGSRVGERLATLRRHQPTGPLMCSEFWCGWFDSWGEIHHTTSAEDAARELDELLAAGASVNVYMFHGGTNFAFTGGANDKGTYRPIATSYDYDAPLAEDGTPTEKFWRFREVISKYAPVPDEVPAERADAPELDVLLDRSASLWSVPIFESQPFDRLPVAAEFGSIRGFMRYSTQIEHGGLLAFGEVRDRAQVFVDGAFVGTLDRELHERVLPLPEDARGELTVLVENLGGVNYGPRLGEAKGLIAPATLDGVPLTEWSAAPILLDDLAPVRTALAAGLAAGPGAGSQRRGAPLSGPVFASGTFEVASSADLQLELTGWTKGVVWVNGVNLGRYWSRGPQRTLYVPAPVVRAGENELLIFESLGAVSASARFVAHPELGQTEA; encoded by the coding sequence ATGCCCAACTTCACCATCGGTGACACCGACTTCCTCCTCGACGGCTCGCCCCACCGCGTGCTCTCCGGCGCGCTGCACTACTTCCGCGTGCACCCCGACCAGTGGCGCGAGAGCATCCGCAAGGCGCGCCTCATGGGCCTCAACGCCATCGAGACGTACGTGCCGTGGAACGAGCACTCCCCGACCCGCGGCGAGTTCCGCACCGCCGGGCAGCTCGACCTGGCGCGATTCCTCGACCTGGTGCACGCCGAGGGCATGCACGCGATCGTGCGGCCCGGCCCCTACATCTGCGCCGAATGGCATGACGGCGGCCTTCCCTCGTGGCTCGTCGCCGACGAGGCGATCGTGCTGCGATCGCACGACGAGGCCTACCTCGCGGCCGTCGGGGAGTACCTCGACGAGGTCTACGCCATCGTGCGTCCCCGCCAGGTCCAGCTCGGCGGCCCCGTGATCCTCGTGCAGATCGAGAACGAGTACGGTGCCTACGGCGCCGACGAGGACTACCTCCGCCGGCTCACCGAGCTGAGCCGCGAGCACGGCATCGACGTGCCGCTGACCACCGTCGACCAGCCGTTCGACGAGATGCTCGAGAACGGAAGCCTCGACGGCCTGCACCGCACGGGGTCGTTCGGCTCGCGGGTGGGGGAGCGGCTGGCCACCCTGCGCCGCCACCAGCCGACCGGTCCGCTGATGTGCTCCGAATTCTGGTGCGGATGGTTCGACAGCTGGGGCGAGATCCACCACACGACCTCGGCGGAGGACGCCGCCCGCGAGCTCGACGAACTGCTCGCGGCCGGGGCATCCGTCAACGTGTACATGTTCCACGGCGGTACCAACTTCGCCTTCACGGGCGGCGCGAACGACAAGGGCACGTACCGCCCGATCGCGACCTCGTACGACTACGACGCCCCGCTCGCCGAGGACGGCACGCCGACCGAGAAGTTCTGGCGCTTCCGCGAGGTCATCTCGAAGTACGCCCCGGTGCCCGACGAGGTGCCGGCCGAGCGAGCGGATGCCCCCGAGCTCGACGTGCTCCTCGACCGCAGCGCCTCGCTGTGGTCGGTGCCGATCTTCGAGTCGCAGCCCTTCGACCGTCTCCCGGTCGCCGCGGAGTTCGGCTCGATCCGGGGATTCATGCGGTACTCGACGCAGATCGAGCACGGCGGGCTGCTCGCCTTCGGCGAGGTGCGCGACCGGGCCCAGGTGTTCGTCGACGGGGCGTTCGTCGGCACGCTCGACCGAGAGCTCCACGAGCGGGTGCTGCCGCTGCCGGAGGACGCGCGGGGCGAGCTCACCGTGCTCGTGGAGAACCTCGGCGGGGTGAACTACGGGCCCCGCCTCGGCGAGGCGAAGGGGCTCATCGCGCCCGCGACCCTCGACGGCGTGCCGCTCACCGAATGGTCGGCCGCCCCGATCCTCCTCGACGACCTCGCACCCGTGCGCACCGCGCTCGCGGCCGGGCTCGCGGCCGGGCCCGGCGCCGGCTCGCAGCGACGCGGCGCCCCGCTCTCGGGTCCGGTGTTCGCGAGCGGCACCTTCGAGGTGGCGTCGTCGGCCGACCTCCAGCTCGAGCTGACCGGCTGGACCAAGGGCGTCGTGTGGGTCAACGGCGTGAACCTCGGACGCTACTGGAGCCGCGGCCCGCAGCGCACGCTCTACGTTCCGGCGCCCGTCGTGCGGGCGGGCGAGAACGAGCTCCTGATCTTCGAGAGCCTCGGTGCGGTCTCGGCGAGCGCCCGCTTCGTCGCCCACCCCGAGCTCGGCCAGACCGAGGCATGA